ACGGTGGATCCCAAGATAATAACGGGTGTAGTCTCCTTTTTCAGACGGGATGACTTCTGATATGATGTCGTCACCATTCACTGTCGTAAGGACGCCCCAGTTCTCTTCCTCTTCCATCCCCCACTCGGCGGATAATGGATTTTTCCCGGCCTTCAAGTCTTCCTCCTGGCGGTCCATCCCGTGTTTGACGTAGCTGCCGTTACGGCCATGAACCTGATAGCGAGGTCCTGGATCCAATACGATTGAACGTGAGTAGAGCTGGACTCTCAACACGTCATATCCAAGGGTGATCACGAAATAGTCCTCCGCTTTCTCCGGGTTGCGCTGCGGGAACACATCTGCCTGCACCCACTCGGGGGTACCGAACAGGGTGAGTGCCTGATCGATCAGATGGGAACCGAGATCGTACAGAACGCCTGCCCCTTCAATTTGGTTCTCTTTCCAGCGGTCCTTTATTTCCGGACGGAAACGGTCGAAATGGGCTTCGTATGTATAGATTTTTCCAAGTGTTTCTTCCTTGACCAATTGCTGGACGGTCAAAAAGTCCGCATCAAAGCGGCGGTTATGAAAGACGGAAAGATGGAGGCCCCGCTCTTTCGCCAGTGAAAGAAGCTCTTTTCCGTCCTTGCTGTTCGTCACGAACGGTTTCTCGACAATCACATGTTTATCTGCCAGCAAGGCTTGTTTGATCATCGGATAATGAAGATGGTTCGGTGTTGTGATGACAACCAGTTCGATGTCCTGCTGAAGCAGCTCTTCCATGGACGATACGACGGTGGTGCCTTTCAG
The nucleotide sequence above comes from Bacillus sp. KH172YL63. Encoded proteins:
- a CDS encoding oxidoreductase → MQTIKVGLAGYGFSGQSFHRPLLSHLEEFHIESVLSSNEEKVQKDLKGTTVVSSMEELLQQDIELVVITTPNHLHYPMIKQALLADKHVIVEKPFVTNSKDGKELLSLAKERGLHLSVFHNRRFDADFLTVQQLVKEETLGKIYTYEAHFDRFRPEIKDRWKENQIEGAGVLYDLGSHLIDQALTLFGTPEWVQADVFPQRNPEKAEDYFVITLGYDVLRVQLYSRSIVLDPGPRYQVHGRNGSYVKHGMDRQEEDLKAGKNPLSAEWGMEEEENWGVLTTVNGDDIISEVIPSEKGDYTRYYLGIHRAITGNEPLPVSPEDALEVIEVIEACKQSSDEKRVVYLGK